A genomic window from Emys orbicularis isolate rEmyOrb1 chromosome 8, rEmyOrb1.hap1, whole genome shotgun sequence includes:
- the BRD8 gene encoding bromodomain-containing protein 8, translated as MAAGTGKHKLLGAGPTEPWSIREKLCLASSVMRSGDQNWVSVSRAIKPFAEPGRPPDWFSQKHCASQYSELLETTETPKRKRGEKGEVVETVEDVIVRKLTAERVEELKKVIKETQEKYRQLKKDAELIQAGHMDSRLEELCNDIVVKKKMEEEEAEMKRKATDAAYQARQAVKNPPRRLTGVMVRSPAGSTSPGRDYALGDLSQQAVEETSPGVTPGTLPSTPVASFIGIPDTPPGSAPLDAPITPVTDESPQKKMLGQKATPPPSPLLSELLKKGSLLPTSPRLVGESEMAVASGHMNSSGVLLEVGGVLPVLHGGEMQLASAAVPASPAASGAPTLSRLLEAGPAQFTTPLASFSAVASEPPAKLLPPPVESVSQATIVMMPTLSAPSVVPPAATPESVVTVSQSDTCVSMEAVSDPHTVTVSMDSSEISMIIDSIKKECLGTGTGSAAGPSKDHSMDGKEDLDLAEKMDIAVSYTGEELDFETVGDIIAIIEDKVDDHPEVLDVAAVEAALSFCEETDDPQALTGPWEHPIQQDHEKQAQIPHVAVTVKQERRDCDEPEAKEIQDLMSIGELGSEIKTESAELEQNELDSGEATAGAVQIAETPELRSRETEEQQKAAAIMRENSETETESAKGEAATHSTVKIETPPDDDSSPPNVLNASDDSSQADVQHKFELSESMKEETRAVFGKDAQGEDDDEDGASEAASLEEPKEEDQGEGYLSEMDNEPPVSESDDGFSIHNAPLQSHTLADSIPSSPASSQFSVCSEDQEAIQAQKIWKKAIMLVWRAAANHRYANVFLQPVTDDIAPGYHSIVQRPMDLSTIKKNIENGLIRTTAEFQRDIMLMFQNAVMYNSSDHDVYHMAVEMQRDVLEQIQQFLATQLIMQTSESGISAKSLRGRDSTRKQDASEKDSVPMGSPAFLLSLFDGGTRGRRCAIEADMKMKK; from the exons ATGGCGGCCGGGACAGGGA AGCACAAGCTGCTGGGCGCCGGCCCCACGGAGCCATGGTCCATCCGAGAGAAGCTCTGCCTCGCCTCCTCCGTCATGCGGAGTGGGGACCAGAACTG GGTATCAGTCAGCAGAGCTATCAAACCCTTTGCAGAGCCAGGCCGCCCACCTGACTGGTTCTCTCAGAAG CACTGTGCATCTCAGTATTCGGAGCTTCTGGAGACCACAGAGACCCCCAA GAGAAAACGTGGTGAGaaaggggaggttgtggaaactgtGGAAGATGTCATTGTGCGCAAACTGACAGCAGAACGAGTTGAGGAGTTGAAGAAAGTGATCAAGGAGACACAGGAGAAGTATAG GCAGCTGAAGAAGGATGCAGAGCTGATCCAGGCTGGACACATGGATAGCAGACTGGAGGAGCTGTGCAATGACATTGTGGT gaagaaaaaaatggaagaggaggaggcagagatgaAGAGGAAGGCTACAGATGCTGCTTATCAGG CTCGTCAGGCAGTTAAGAACCCCCCTCGGAGGTTGACCGGTGTGATGGTCCGCTCTCCTGCAGGTTCAACCTCCCCTGGAAGGGACTATGCTCTGGGGGACTTGTCTCAGCAAGCTGTGGAGGAGACCAGCCCAGGG GTAACTCCAGGGACATTGCCCAGCACCCCAGTTGCCTCCTTCATTGGGATCCCTGACACCCCTCCAGGCTCAGCTCCCCTGGATGCCCCCATAACCCCAGTCACTGATGAGTCACCCCAGAAAAAGATGCTAGGACAGAAAGCAACTccgcctccttcccctctgctctcgGAGCTACTGAAGAAGGGCAGCCTCCTCCCCACAAGCCCCAGGCTG GTTGGTGAAAGCGAGATGGCAGTGGCTTCTGGTCACATGAATAGCTCAGGAGTCCTCCTGGAGGTAGGAGGGGTCCTTCCAGTGCTGCATGGTGGGGAAATGCAGTTGGCATCTGCTGCTGTCCCTGCATCACCTGCTGCTTCAG GTGCTCCTACTCTTTCTCGGCTTCTAGAAGCTGGTCCTGCACAGTTCACCACACCTCTTGCTTCCTTCTCCGCTGTTGCCAGCGAACCTCCAGCTAAACTCCTGCCACCCCCTGTAGAGTCTGTGTCCCAGGCAACCATTGTCATGATGCCCACGCTGTCAGCACCATCCGTTGTGCCACCCGCTGCAACTCCAGAGAGCGTAGTGACAG TGAGCCAGTCAGACACTTGTGTTTCCATGGAGGCAGTGTCTGATCCCCACACAGTGACGGTGTCTATGGACAGCAGTGAAATCTCCATGATCATTGATTCCATCAAGAAAGAGTGTCTGGGTACTGGTACTGGCAGTGCTGCTGGGCCTTCCAAAGATCACAGCATGGATGGGAAAGAAGATCTGGATCTGGCTGAGAAGATGGACATTGCAGTCTCCTATACTGGGGAAGAGCTGGACTTTGAAACTGTTGGAGATATTATAGCCATCATTGAGGACAAG GTAGATGACCATCCTGAAGTCCTGGATGTAGCAGCAGTTGAAGCTGCTTTGTCTTTCTGTGAAGAGACTGATGACCCTCAGGCCTTGACTGGCCCATGGGAGCATCCGATTCAGCAGGACCATGAGAAACAGGCACAGATCCCCCATGTGGCAGTGACTGTGAAGCAGGAGAGGCGAGACTGTGATGAACCAGAGGCAAAGGAAATCCAAGACCTAATGAGCATTGGGGAGCTGGGGTCAGAAATAAAGACAGAATCTGCAGAGCTGGAGCAGAATGAATTGGACTCTGGGGAAGCCACGGCAGGAGCTGTGCAAATAGCAGAAACACCTGAGCTCAGGAGTCGAGAGACGGAGGAGCAGCAGAAAGCGGCTGCTATCATGAGAGAGAACTCTGAAACGGAGACAGAATCAGCCAAGGGAGAAGCAGCAACACACAGTACGGTGAAGATAGAG ACGCCACCTGATGATGATTCATCCCCTCCAAATGTCCTAAATGCAAGTGACGACTCCTCACAGGCTGATGTTCAGCACAAATTTGAGCTGTCAG AGTCAATGAAGGAAGAGACCCGCGCTGTCTTTGGGAAG GATGCTCAGggtgaagatgatgatgaggatggtgCCAGTGAGGCTGCCAGTCTGGAGGAACCCAAGGAGGAAGACCAGGGTGAGGGGTACCTATCGGAAATGGATAATGAGCCCCCCGTGAGTGAGAGTGATGATGGCTTCAGTATCCATAATGCACCTTTGCAGTCTCACACTCTAGCTGATTCCAtccccagcagccctgcctcCTCGCAGTT CTCTGTTTGCAGTGAGGACCAGGAAGCAATTCAAGCCCAGAAGATCTGGAAAAAAGCTATTATGCTAGTTTGGAGAGCAGCAGCTAATCACAG ATATGCCAATGTCTTCCTACAGCCTGTGACCGATGATATAGCACCAGGCTACCACAGTATCGTGCAGAG GCCAATGGATTTATCTACCATTAAGAAAAATATTGAGAATGGGCTGATCCGAACCACAGCTGAGTTCCAGCGTGACATCATGCTGATGTTCCAGAATGCAGTCATGTACAACAGCTCTGACCATGACGTATACCACATGGCTGTGGAGATGCAGCGAGATGTCTTGGAGCAGATCCAG CAATTTCTGGCCACACAGCTGATCATGCAGACATCAGAGTCCGGGATCAGTGCAAAGAGCCTGCGTGGGCGAGATTCCACTCGGAAacaagatgcttcagagaag GACAGCGTCCCCATGGGCTCTCctgccttccttctctctctcttt GATGGGGGAACCAGAGGGCGTCGCTGTGCCATTGAGGCCGACATGAAGATGAAGAAATGA